From Candidatus Finniella inopinata, one genomic window encodes:
- the lipA gene encoding lipoyl synthase: MTIAHNQVKLQKPEWIRVKAPVSPTYHETVALIKDHKLHTVCEEAACPNIGECWSKKHATMMILGDVCTRACAFCNIKTGRPDLLDPHEPERVGSAVAKLGLAHVVITSVDRDDLDDGGAHHFAEVIRQIRLQAPQTTIEVLTPDFLRKPGALEIVVAARPDVYNHNLETVPRLYGSVRPGARYFHSLRLLDNVKRIDPTMFTKSGIMVGLGETKPEVHQVMDDLRAAGVDFMTIGQYLQPTPKHHPVMDFITPAEFDSYASMARGKGFLMVSASPLTRSSYHAGDDFNKLKQARSTL; this comes from the coding sequence GTGACGATTGCCCATAACCAAGTCAAACTGCAAAAGCCGGAATGGATTCGGGTCAAGGCGCCCGTTTCTCCAACATACCATGAAACGGTGGCCTTAATTAAAGACCACAAACTTCATACGGTGTGTGAAGAGGCCGCTTGCCCCAATATTGGTGAATGCTGGTCCAAAAAACATGCAACTATGATGATTCTGGGTGATGTGTGCACGCGGGCCTGTGCTTTTTGTAACATCAAAACGGGGCGCCCTGATCTGTTGGACCCCCATGAACCCGAACGGGTTGGCAGCGCGGTTGCCAAATTGGGGTTGGCGCATGTGGTGATCACGTCGGTTGATCGCGACGATCTTGACGACGGCGGCGCCCATCATTTTGCGGAAGTCATTAGGCAAATCCGCCTGCAGGCCCCCCAAACAACGATTGAGGTTTTAACCCCTGACTTTTTGCGAAAACCAGGCGCCCTTGAAATTGTCGTAGCGGCAAGGCCTGATGTTTACAATCACAATTTAGAAACCGTTCCCCGTTTGTATGGTTCGGTCCGGCCGGGGGCGCGTTATTTTCATTCTTTGCGTCTGTTAGATAACGTTAAGCGGATTGACCCCACTATGTTCACCAAATCAGGGATTATGGTTGGATTGGGCGAAACAAAACCAGAGGTGCATCAGGTGATGGATGATTTGCGGGCCGCTGGCGTAGATTTCATGACCATTGGCCAATATTTGCAACCCACGCCCAAGCATCACCCCGTTATGGACTTTATCACGCCTGCTGAATTTGATTCTTATGCGAGCATGGCCCGCGGAAAAGGGTTTTTGATGGTTTCAGCATCCCCCCTGACACGGTCGTCCTACCATGCCGGTGATGATTTCAACAAATTGAAGCAGGCAAGGTCAACTCTATAA